In the Streptomyces sp. SJL17-4 genome, CGCGGCGCGGTTGGTGAACGTGACGGCCAGCACACTGGCGGGCTGGAGTCTGCCCGACCGCACCCCGTACGCGATGCGGTGGGTGATCGCCCGCGTCTTGCCCGTGCCGGCGCCCGCCAGCACGCACACCGGGCCGGTCAGGGCCAGGGCGACCTCGCGCTGCTCCGGGTCGAGCCCGTCGAGCACCGCGTCGGCCGTCTCCGGGACCTGCGGGAAGAGAGTGGAGTGCGTTGCTGCTGTCACCCCCCAATGCTGCCAGGTCCGCCGAGCTCGCCGCGGAGGCTTGTCCACAGGTGGCGTCCGCGGTCATACGAATTCCGGGAATGGCCGGGACAGGGCGTACGTTCTTCCTCTCGGCACCCGTCAGCGAACCCAGAGGAGCGCCTCGCCATGCAGGGCACTGTGACGATGTACAGCACCACGTGGTGCGGCTACTGCCGTCGGCTGAAGAGCCAGATGGACCGCGAGGGCATCGCGTACACCGAGATCAACATCGAGCAGGACCCCGATTCGGCGGCGTTCGTCGAGAAGGCCAATGGCGGAAACCAGACCGTTCCGACGGTCCTCTTCCCGGACGGCTCGACCCTGACGAACCCGAGCCTCGCCCAGGTGAAGCAGGCACTCAGCGTCTGATGCGCCCAGCGTCTGGTGCGCCGCCCGGCGCGCGGCGCACGCCCCCGGCGTACGAAGAACCCCCGACCGGTACGGACCGGCCGGGGGTTCTTCGTACGTGGGCGGAACGTGTCGTACGTCTCAGATCACGTCGCCGGGCTTCGGCAGCGGCTTGCCGTACCAGCGCTCGATCAGCCGGGAGGCGATCGAGATGCCGTAGGGCGGGAGCACCTCGCCCGATTCGAAGGCGGCGGCCAGGTCCTCGCGGGAGAACCAGCGGGCCTCGTGGATCTCCTCGCCGTCCACGGTGATCTCCGAGGAGGTCGCGCGGGCGAAGAAGCCGAGCATCAGGCTGGACGGGAACGGCCAGGGCTGGCTGGCGATGTACTCGACCTCGCCGACCGTGACCCCGGCCTCCTCGAAGACCTCGCGGACCACCGCCTGCTCGATGGACTCGCCGGGCTCGACGAAACCGGCGAGGGTCGAGAAGCGGCCCTCGGGCCAGTGGACCTGGCGGCCGAGCAGCGCCCGGTCCTCCTCGTCCGTGACCAGCATTATCACCGCGGGGTCGGTCCGCGGGTAGTGCTCGGCTCCGCACGCCTGGCAGCGGCGGATGTGCCCGGCGGCGGCGATGACCGTGCGCTCGCCGCAGCGCGAGCAGAAGCGGTGGAGGCGCTGCCAGTTCTCCAGGGCGACCGCGTGCACCATGAGGCCCGCGTCCCGGTCCGACAGCAGCAGTCCGGCCTCGCGGAGCCCGGCGGGGCGGGCGGACTGGTCCATGCGGCCGGGCAGGGAGTCCTTCTGGAGCGCGAAGTAGGAGACGCCGTCGGCGTCCGTGCCCAGGAAGTAGCGGTGGGTCTCGGTGACCGGGGCCTCGAAGGCCGGGGTCATGACGAGTTCGGTGGTGCCGTCGGCCGTGTCGTCGATCAGCACCTGCCCCCCGGAGACCACGAAGACCCGCGTGGTGGGGTGGCTCCAGGCCGCCGCCAGCCATGCCTCGTCGAGACGGTGGTGCGCGGCGCGGTCGATGCCGCTCGGAGCGGTGAGCGAGATCGGGCGGTCCGCCGGCACGTTCTTCAAGGGCGCGTTCTTCAAGGTGCTCACAGGTGCTTCCAACTCCCCCGGATCGGTGTGTGGGTTCAGCGCTCGACGGTCAGACAGGACGCAGGGCGGTGGGCAGGTCGCCCCACAGGTGAGCGGTCGTCTCGACGCCCTTCATGAGGAGATCGAGTTCGATCTTCTCGTTGGGGGCGTGCCAGCCGTCGGA is a window encoding:
- a CDS encoding mycoredoxin, with translation MQGTVTMYSTTWCGYCRRLKSQMDREGIAYTEINIEQDPDSAAFVEKANGGNQTVPTVLFPDGSTLTNPSLAQVKQALSV
- the nudC gene encoding NAD(+) diphosphatase, with amino-acid sequence MSTLKNAPLKNVPADRPISLTAPSGIDRAAHHRLDEAWLAAAWSHPTTRVFVVSGGQVLIDDTADGTTELVMTPAFEAPVTETHRYFLGTDADGVSYFALQKDSLPGRMDQSARPAGLREAGLLLSDRDAGLMVHAVALENWQRLHRFCSRCGERTVIAAAGHIRRCQACGAEHYPRTDPAVIMLVTDEEDRALLGRQVHWPEGRFSTLAGFVEPGESIEQAVVREVFEEAGVTVGEVEYIASQPWPFPSSLMLGFFARATSSEITVDGEEIHEARWFSREDLAAAFESGEVLPPYGISIASRLIERWYGKPLPKPGDVI